A stretch of the Lactuca sativa cultivar Salinas chromosome 9, Lsat_Salinas_v11, whole genome shotgun sequence genome encodes the following:
- the LOC111885546 gene encoding uncharacterized protein LOC111885546, with protein MSIEKDSSKKLEKEKTNYKVIKSGDNTQFWHDFWIGTCKLKTAFPSLYALESKKRFKVSIRILADEIKWDWSSCPINVGLTTELENLTKAITTIQLQPGLDETKCKLSHDGNYMVHMLRQRIDQTLPVNNQQAMIKWSKLVPIKVTCFVWRAIQGRIPSVVALSHRGINLDSTICGSCIDGPECANHIIISCPFAVMVREMIFKWCGINLSEVNEVVDIEEFAAKWGKQYKKRKRLITI; from the exons ATGAGCATAG AAAAAGACTCTAGCAAGAAGTTGGAGAAAGAAAAAACTAATTACAAG GTGATCAAGTCTGGGGATAATACCCAATTCTGGCATGATTTTTGGATTGGAACCTGTAAATTAAAGACTGCATTCCCTTCACTTTATGCTCTTGAATCAAAGAAAAGGTTTAAGGTAAGTATCCGGATACTTGCAGATGAAATCAAGTGGGATTGGAGTTCGTGTCCAATAAACGTGGGATTAACTACCGAGTTGGAGAATTTGACAAAGGCCATTACAACTATTCAACTACAACCTGGTCTAGATGAGACTAAATGCAAACTAAGCCATGATGGAAACTATATGGTGCACATGCTAAGGCAAAGGATTGATCAAACGCTACCCGTCAACAATCAACAGGCGATGATCAAATGGAGTAAGCTTGTCCCCATAAAGGTAACTTGCTTTGTGTGGAGAGCTATACAAGGACGAATTCCTTCTGTTGTGGCACTATCTCACAGAGGCATTAATCTTGACTCGACTATATGTGGTTCATGCATTGACGGGCCTGAATGTGCCAACCACATTATCATTAGCTGCCCATTTGCAGTAATGGTGCGAGAGATGATTTTCAAGTGGTGTGGGATTAATTTGAGTGAAGTAAATGAAGTGGTGGATATTGAGGAATTTGCGGCTAAATGGGGGAAACAATACAAAAAACGAAAGCGACTAATTACAATATGA